A portion of the Meriones unguiculatus strain TT.TT164.6M chromosome 14, Bangor_MerUng_6.1, whole genome shotgun sequence genome contains these proteins:
- the Tgfb1 gene encoding transforming growth factor beta-1 proprotein, with protein sequence MPPSGLRLLPLLLPLPWLLVLTPGRPAAGLSTCKTVDMELVKRKRIEAIRGQILSKLRLASPPSQGEVPPGPLPEAVLALYNSTRDRVAGESADPEPEPEADYYAKEVTRVLMVDRNNAIYEKTKGISHSVYMFFNTSDIREAVPEPPLLSRAELRLQRLKSSVEQHVELYQKYSNNSWRYLGNRLLTPTDTPEWLSFDVTGVVRQWLNQGDGIQGFRFSAHCSCDSKDNVLHVEINGISPKRRGDLASIHDMNRPFLLLMATPLERAQHLHSSRHRRALDTNYCFSSTEKNCCVRQLYIDFRKDLGWKWIHEPKGYHANFCLGPCPYIWSLDTQYSKVLALYNQHNPGASASPCCVPQALEPLPIVYYVGRKPKVEQLSNMIVRSCKCS encoded by the exons ATGCCGCCCTCGGGGCTGCGGCTGCTGCCGCTTCTGCTCCCGCTCCCGTGGCTGCTAGTGCTGACGCCCGGGAGGCCGGCCGCGGGACTCTCCACCTGCAAGACGGTCGACATGGAGCTGGTGAAGCGGAAGCGCATCGAGGCCATCCGCGGCCAGATCCTGTCCAAGCTGCGGCTCGCCAGCCCCCCGAGCCAGGGGGAGGTGCCGCCCGGCCCGCTGCCCGAGGCCGTGCTCGCCTTGTACAACAGCACCCGCGACCGGGTGGCCGGCGAGAGCGCGGACCCGGAGCCCGAGCCCGAGGCGGACTACTACGCCAAGGAGGTCACCCGCGTGCTAATGGTGGACCGCAACAACG CAATCTACGAGAAAACCAAAGGCATCTCACACAGTGTATATATGTTCTTCAACACGTCAGACATCCGGGAAGCGGTGCCCGAGCCACCACTGCTGTCCCGGGCAGAGCTGCGCCTGCAGAGATTGAAGTCCAGTGTGGAGCAGCATGTGGAACTGTACCAG AAATACAGCAACAATTCCTGGCGTTACCTTGGTAACCGGCTGCTGACCCCCACCGACACACCTGAGTGGTTGTCTTTTGACGTCACTGGAGTTGTAAGGCAGTGGCTGAACCAAGGAG ACGGCATACAGGGCTTTCGCTTCAGCGCTCACTGTTCCTGTGACAGTAAAGATAATGTGCTCCACGTGGAGATCAATG GGATCAGCCCCAAACGTCGAGGTGACCTGGCCTCCATTCATGACATGAACCGACCCTTCCTGCTCCTCATGGCCACCCCGCTGGAAAGGGCCCAGCACCTCCACAGCTCCAGGCACCGGAGAGCCCTGGACACCAACTACTGCTTCAG CTCCACGGAGAAGAACTGCTGTGTGCGGCAGCTGTACATAGACTTTCGGAAGGACCTGGGCTGGAAGTGGATCCACGAGCCCAAGGGCTACCACGCCAACTTCTGTCTGGGGCCCTGCCCCTACATTTGGAGTCTTGATACACAGTACAGTAAG GTCCTTGCCCTCTACAACCAACACAACCCGGGCGCTTCGGCGTCGCCGTGCTGCGTGCCGCAGGCGCTGGAGCCGCTGCCGATCGTCTACTACGTGGGCCGCAAGCCCAAGGTGGAGCAGCTCTCCAACATGATCGTGCGCTCCTGCAAGTGCAGCtga